The Myxococcus virescens DNA segment ACAACTACGGCGACATCCGCGCGACACAGTCTCGTCGCGACGCGGCCGAACATGATGTGTCATACACCCGGAAGACCTATCTCCCCGACGTCGTGCTGTCGGCGCAGCAGACATTCGGCACCGTGAATGCCCTGCATGGGACGCTCTATTCCCCTGGCGGTCCCTCCAATGCATCGACCAGCCTCCCGTTGCCGGAGCAGAACTGGAACGCGGCGTTCGGCGCCTTGTATTCGGTGCTCGTCCACTGGAACGTCTCCACCTTCGGCCGTCTCGACCGGCAGATTGAGCTGTCGGAGAGGACGCACGAACTGAAACAGCGCGAGCTCGAGCTCGCGCGGTTCCAGCACGGGGTTCGCGTCACCCACGCGTACCTCAACCTATCGACCGCGCAGCGCATCACCCACATCCAGAAGCAGAGCGTGGCGCGCTTCGAGGTCGTGCTCGAGTCCGTCCAGAGCCACGCCGAGAACGGATTGGTCCCCGGGGTGGATGTCTCCTTCGCGCGCGCCGAACTCGCCAACGCCAGGTCCCTCCAGCTCAAGGCCTATGACGCCGAACTCCTGGCATCGAAGGAGCTCGCCGTCCTGATGGGCGTTCCGTTTCGCGAGTTCCAGCTCGAGCCGACGTTCCACCAGTCGACGCCCGAGCCCGGCGCGCCAGCGCACGTCGCGCCCGGGCATCCCGTCCTCGGAGTGCACGAAGGGCAGGTTCTCCGCGGCGAGCAGGAAAAGAAAGTGGCCGCGGCCGAGGGCCTGCCCACGCTCTTCGCCTTCGGCATGTTGCAGGGGCGCGGCTCGGGCTTTCGCTCCAGCTACGCGCAGGACCCGGGCGCGTTCTCGAGCGGGTACCTCGGCGGGGTTGGCATCGATCGGGGCAACACCCTTGTCGGGTTGGGATTGAGCTGGAACCTCGCCTCCGTGCTGCGCAGCTTCTCCAGCGAGGCAGCGCGGGACGCGCGCACCCGCGCGCTCCGCCAGGAGCAGGAGCTGGCCACCCAGGAGCTGGTTGCCCAGGCGCGCTTCGCCGAGCACAAGTTCACCCTGGCGCGAGAGGTGAGCCACCACGCCGTGCTGCAACGGGACGCCGCCGAAGAAGGGTTCCGGCAGAGCAAGGCCCGCTACGACAGTGGGCTCGGGACGATTGTCGAGCTCACCCAGGCGACCTTCTCCGCGACCCGGGGCGAGGTCGACCTCGAGCTCGCCCAGAACGGCATCTGGCAAGCCCTTCTCCTCAAGTCGGCCGCGACCGGTGACCTCAACGAATTCTTGCAGCAGGTCCGTGGAGTGAAGAAGCAATGAGCATCCTGAAGGTCTCCTTACGAAGGCCCATCACCGTCCTCGTGCTGGTCGTCGCCATGGTCTTCTTTGGTGTGCGTGCGGCCGGAGACATCAAGGTCGACGTCCTGCCGGAGATGAACCTCCCTGTCGTGTACATCGCGCACACCTTCAACGGGTATACGCCGGCACAGATGGAGGGGTATTTCACGAAGATGTACGTGAACATGATGCTGTTCACGAACGGCATCAAGAACATCGAGACGAAGAACTCCCAGGGCCTGACCCTGATGAAGCTTTCGTTCTACGAAGGCACCGACATGGGGCAAGCGGTCGCGGAGATCAACGCGCTCTCGAATCGCTCCCAGGTGTTCCTGCCTCCCGGCGCGCCTCCCCCCTTCATCATCCGCTTCGATGCTTCGTCGCAGCCAGTAGGACAACTGGTGTTCCGCAGCGAGAGCAAGACCAACAACCAGCTCCAGGACATCGCCAACTTCACCGCACGGCCGTTCCTCATCTCCATCCCCGGCCTCACGACGGCGCCCCCGTTCGGCGGCAGCCCGCGCACGATTGAAATCAACATCGAGCCGGAGAAGCTGCGCGTGCACAACCTCACGCCCGAACAGGTCGTGGAGGCCATCGCTCGCCAGAACGTGACGGCTCCCTCCGGGAACGTCCACATCGGCGACGTGACCTACATCACCCCGACCAACAGCACCCTTCGCGCCGTGGAGGACTTCGGGAACATCCCGCTCCTCAAGGGCTCGGTGGCGAACGTCTACGTCCGGGATGTCGCGACCGTGAAGGACGGAGCCGACATCGCCACCGGCTACGCCCTGGTGAACGGCAAGCGCTCCGTCTATCTCAACGTCGCCAAGGCGGGGAATGCCTCGACGGTGCACGTGGTGCAGCAGCTCAAGGAGTCCATCCCCCGAATCCAGAGCAACCTGCCCGACGACGTGCACATCTCCTACGAGTTCGACCAGTCCGTCTACGTGGTGGGGGCCCTCAAGGGGCTGATTGCAGAGGGCGTGCTCGGCGCAGTGCTGACGGGGCTGATGGTCCTGCTGTTCCTGCGTGACATGCGCTCCGCGCTCATCGTCATCGTCACGATTCCCATCGCCATCATCTCCGGCGTGCTGTTCCTCAAGCTGTTTGGCCAGACCATCAACATCATGACCCTGGCCGGCCTGGCGCTCGCAGTTGGCATCCTGGTGGACGAGAGCACGGTGACCATCGAGAACATCCATCAGCACCTCCAGCGCGGCAAGGCGGTGGCGGTGGCGGTGTGGGACGCGTGCCTGGAGATCGCCTTCTCGAAGCTGCTCATCCTGCTGTGCATCCTCGCTGTCTTCGCGCCCGCCCTCACGATGGGCGGAATCCCCGGGGCGCTCTTCCGGCCGCTCGCGCTGGCCATCGGGTGCTCGATGGTCGTCTCCTTCCTGCTCTCGCAGTCACTGGTGCCGGTGCTGGCGAACTGGCTGCTCAAGCAGCACGGTCCGCCCTCGGGCGGCGAGGGCGCCAGCACCTCCCCTGGGCGCGTGCGCCGCGTGATTGAACGCATGCTGCCGCACAGGAAGTGGCTCGTCTCGGCAGGCGTGGGAGGCCTCATCGTCCTGGCGGTGGTCTCGCTCCAGCGCATTGGCAAGGACGTGCTGCCGAGAGTCGACTCCAGCCAGCTCCAGCTGCGGCTCCGCGCGGCGGAGGGAACCCGAATCGAGAAGACCGAGCAGGTCGTCCACCAGGCCATGGGCCTCGTCGAAGAAGTCGTGGGCGCCGGGAAGGTCCGAATCTCCTCGGCCTACGTGGGCCAGCACCCCTCATCGTTCGCCATCAGCCCCATCTATCTCTACAACGCGGGCCCCCACGAGGCGCTCCTCCAGGTCGCCTTCGAGGGCGGCGTCGGCGACATCGACGCGTTGAAGGACCGCATCCGGCAGCGCGTGCGCGAGGTGATGCCAGATGTCCAGGTCGCGTTCGAGCCTGTGGAAATCACGGAGAAGATTCTCGGTCAGGGCGCGCTGTATCCCATCGAGGTCCGGTTCTCCGGGATGAAGAAGAAGGTCAACGAGAAGTACGTGGGGATGCTGCTCGAGAAGCTCCGGGGCATCCCCTATCTGCGAGACCAGCAGGTGCAGCAGTCGCTGCGCTACCCGGCCCTGAACGTGGAGGTGGACCGGATTCGCGCGGCCCAGCTGGGCATCGACATGCAGGACGTCACGCGCTCCCTGACCGCGTCCACGTCGTCCTCGCGCTACACGTCCAAGAACATGTGGGTCGAGGGCATGATGGGCATCGCCTACGACGTGCAGGTCCAGACGCCCGCGAGCGAGCTGAACAGCGAGCAGGACCTGGCGCAGGTGCCGCTGTTGAAGAACGCGAGCCGCCCCGTCCTCGGGGACGTGGCGACCATCACCCCTGGCATCGCGTACGGGGAGACGCACAACCTGGGGACCATGGCGTTCGCCTCGGTGACCGCGAATGTCCACGGCAAGGACCTGGCGCAGGCCCGGCGCGACGTGCAGGCGGCGATTGCATCCATGGGCGAGCTGCCCAAGGGCGTCAACGTGCAGTTGGCGGGACTCTCCGTCGTCCTCGACGACACCATGCGCAGCCTCGCAAACGGGCTGGTGGTCGCGGTCCTGGTCGTCTTCCTGCTGCTCGCGGCCAGCTTCCAGTCGTTCCGGTTGGCCACCGTGGTCCTGACGGCGGTGCCGGCCGTCGTGCTGGGCGCGGTCATCTCCCTGCGACTCACCGGCTCCACGCTCAACCTCCAGTCCTACATGGGCATCATCATGGCCGTCGGTGTCTCCATCGCCAACGGCGTGTTGCTGGTGGCCAGCTCCGAGCAGCGCCGGAAGGCGGGCGCGAACGCGCCCCTCGCCGCGCTCGAAGGCGTATCGCTGCGCGTGCGCCCCATCTTGATGACGACGCTGGCAATGCTCGCGGGAATGCTGCCCATGGCCATCGGGCATGGGGAGGGCGGCGACCAGATGGCCCCCCTGGCGCGAGCAGTGATTGGCGGCCTGAGCGCGTCGACGCTGATGGTGCTGTTCGGCCTGCCGCTCGCGTTCGCCTGGGCGCAGGACGCGGTCCCTACGACGTCCCGGTCTCTTGACCCTACCGATGTGGAGAGTGAACACCATGCCCTGGAAGCTGCCTGAAATGCGTACACGAGCGAACCGCTGGTGCATCCTGCTGACCCTCGGTGGGTTGGCGAGTGTGAGCGGCTGCCGGACCGCGGAGCCCTCCATGGAGGCCACCGTGCCCACCGCGCGCACAGCCACGGAGACCTTCCGGGTCGAGGCATCCCGGCTGGCGTCGAACCTGCGACTGCCGGCCGAGCTGGTCGCGGACCAGACGGTGGACGTGTACGCGAAGGTCAACAGCTACGTGAAGCACCTCCGAGTGGATATCGGCGACGTCGTCAAGAAGGGCGACCTGCTGGTGACGCTCGAAGCGCCGGAGATTGAAGCGCAGCTCGCATCCGCCAGGGCGCGATGGGCCGCGATGGAGGCGCTCCATGTCGCGTCGAAGGCAAGCTACGAGCGCACCGTGCGGACCAGCGCGACCGAGGGCGCCGTGGCCCACGACGCGCTCGACCAGGCGCGGGCGAAGGAGCAGGCGGATGCCGCGCAGGTGGTCGCCGCCAAGGCGCACTACGACGAGCTGCTGGCCATGCGGAGCTACCTGGTGATGCGGGCACCATTCGATGGCGTCGTGACGGAACGGAACGTGGAGCTCGGGACCTACGTGGGCCCCTCGGGCCGGGGCTCGCACAAGCCGATGCTGGTGGTGCGGACCGTCCAGAAGCTCCGGCTCCACGTGTCGATTCCAGAGGCGTACAGCCCCTATGTCCAGGTGGGTGAGGCAGTGAAGTTCACCATACGCTCGCTCCCGGGGCGCGAGTTCTCCGCGCGCATCACCCGGAGGGCGGGGGCACTCGACGCGGCACTCCGCGCGGAGCGAATCGAGGCGGACGTCGACAATCCGGACGGGGCGCTCTTGCCCTTGATGGTCGCCGACGCGAGCATTGCGCTCTCCTCGCAGGGCCCCACCGTCATGGTTCCCCGGACGGCGCTGGTGGAGAGCGGAATGGGCACCTACGTCCTGCGGGTGCAGGATGGCGCGGCGAAGCGCGTGCCTATCTCGCGCGGCATGCGTGCCGGCGAGAAGGTCGAGGTGTTCGGCGCGATTGAGACTGGAGACGTGCTCGTGCTGAAGGCGTCGGAGGAGATGAAGGACGGAATGGCCGTTGCCGGTGGCTGAGCTCCGCTCAGGAGGCGACGGCGAAGGCCCAGGACCGAGGACGGAGGGGTTGCCCTGCCCCCGTTCTTCGGACCACGCATGACGGGAGTCCTGCGGCGCTGCCTTCGTGCGCCGCACCATCGTTGGCGGATGGCGCTCTTCCGGGGAGTTCAAGCGCGGCGCGACCGACGTGGACGCCACCGACGTTTCCGACCTGCCCACGCCCACCCGCTGAGGCGTGGTGGTTTGTACGTAGGCAAAGCACCTGTCTGTCCGCGCGACTGTCAGGGATGCGTCGTATGACGTGGCCTGCCGTCACGCGCGAGGCATGGACAAGCACCAACTCCGTGCTCCAGTGTGCGCGGCACCAACGCTCCTGACTCAGGGAAGAAGGCATGAAGACGAAGCTCGCCGCGGTGATACTGGTTGCATCCCTGCTCGCGTCGTCCGCCGCGTGGGCCGCGGTGACGGTGCGCTACTACAACCGCGATTCGCGCGACCACTCGTGGTCCGTGGTGTGTAGCGGCGTGAAGACGTCGGTGACGTTCGGCAAGAGCCAGACGGCCTCCGTCACCATCCAGGGCTCCGGGCCCTGCGCCGTGAAGACGGACGCGGGAACCGTGGTCCTCAAGGGCGGTGAAGACCTGGAAATCAAGGACGGGCGCATCCAGATGAAGTGAGCCCCCGCCCGCCAGGCAGCCTCAACTTAGAATAAATCTGGACCGTTTTAACATACCTGGGCGCCAAATAAGCCCAGGCCGGATTGAATCTAGCGCGAACTCGCCGCATCCTGCATTGCGTCAGTCTTCCGGGTGGAGGCGCAATGAAGAAGTGGATGGCGATGGCCCTTCTCGTGGGTGTGGGTGTGGCGGGGTTGCTGGTCGAACCGGCGGCGCAGTTGAAGCAAGGGGGGCCCATCAACACCGCGGACACGGCGTGGATCCTCACAGCCACTGCGTTGGTGCTGCTGATGACGCCGGGCCTGTCCTTCTTCTACGGCGGCATGGTGCGACTGAAGAACGTGGTGTCCACGCTGCTGCAGAGCTTCATCGCCATGGCGGTCATCAGCCTGATCTGGGTGGTGGTGGGCTTCAGCCTGTGCTTCGGCGACAGCTTCCACGGGCTCATCGGCGACCCGCGAACCTTCTTCATGTTCAGCGGCGTGGGCGGTGAGACGCACCCGGACCTGGCGCCCACCATCCCCTTGATGCTGTTCGCGCTGTTCCAGCTCAAGTTCGCCATCATCACCCCGGCGCTCATCACCGGCGCGTTCGCGGAGCGCGTGCGCTTCAAGGCATACGTGCTCTTCATGGTGCTCTTCACGCTCGTCATCTACGCGCCGCTGGCGCACTGGACGTGGCACCCGGAGGGCTTCCTCCGTCAGTGGGGCGTGCTCGACTTCGCGGGCGGCACGGTGGTGCACATGTCCGCGGGCTTCGCGGCGCTGGCTGGCGCGCTGGTGCTGGGCCGCCGCAAGGTGCACGTGGAGAACACGACGCACGCGCCCGCCAACATCCCCTTCGTGATGCTGGGCACGGGCATGCTGTGGTTCGGCTGGTTCGGCTTCAACGCGGGCTCGGCGATGTCGGCCTCGTCGCTGGCCACGCTGGCCTTCGCCACCACCAACACGGCGTCCGCGGCGGCGATGCTGGGATGGATTGCCTTCGACTGGCTGCGCGGCCGCAAGCCCAGCGCCATGGGCGCGTGCATCGGCGCGGTGGTGGGCCTGGTGGCGGTGACGCCCGCGGCCGGCTTCATCACCGTGGGGCAGAGCATCTTCGTGGGTCTGGTCGCCAGCTTCGTGAGCAACGCGGCGGTGCACTTCAAGAACCGCACCTCCGTTGACGACACGCTGGACGTCTTCCCCTGCCACGGCCTGGGCGGCGTGGTGGGCATGGTGCTGACGGGCGTGCTGGCCAAGGACGTGGGCCTCATCCACGGTGAGACGCGCACCTTCATGATGCACCTGCTGGCGCTGGTGCTGGTGTCGGTGTTCTCCTTCGCCGGCGCGTTCCTGCTCTACAAGTTGGTGGACCGCATCGTCCCGCTGCGCGTCACCCGCGAGCATGAGGAAGAAGGCCTGGACCTGAGCCAGCACGGCGAGACGGTGGGCGAGTCCATCATCGCGCCCGCGCCGCAGCCCACATTCACCGCGACGACGGCGGTCGCCCCCGAGCCGGCGCCGGACGCCTCCCGCCTGCCTCAGCCCGCCTGAACGACACCGAAGTCCTGTGCCGCGTGCCGCCGCTCGGAATCCCGGGCGGCGGCCTCGTGCGAAGCCTGAGCAGCCTCAGCTGCTCTTCTTCCTCGCCGCGGGCGCGCGCCCCTTGCGTGCCGCCGCCCGGGTGGGCGCGGTTTCCGGCATGGGGCCCGTCGAGGGAGTCCCCGTCTCCGCGGTGGGCTTCTGCCGGCGCTTCAACCGGCGCGGCGGCAGCAGGTCCGGTTCGCCGGGCACCTTCTGCGCCATGAAGATGGCGGCATCCAGCTTGTAGAAGCTCCGCGTCCGGTACCACGTCAGGGCGGACTCGTTGTTCTCCGCCACCTCCAGGACCAGGTGCGTGCAGCCCCGCGTCCGGGCCAGGTGCTGGAGCTGATCCAACATGAAGCTGCCCACGCCCCGCCCCTGGTAGTCCGGGTGCACCGCCAGCTCCTCCACGAAGAGCGGCCGCATGCCCCGCTTCTCGAACCAGCGGGGGTTCACCCAGTTGTCGTCCCCGGTGGCCTCGAAGGCGCACTCCGAGTAACCGACGATGCTACCGTCCACCTCATAGAGGAGCTGTTCGATCCACTCCGAGGTGTAGACCTCCAGGAATCGCCGCTTGGAGCGAGGCCGCTGGTACTCCACCGTCTCCCGGTTCACGTCCCGGAAGACGAGCTTGAGGAACTCCCAGGTCCGGTTCAGGTCCCGCCTGTGGATGCGGCGCACTCGGACTTCGAGTGAGTCCGGGGGTTTGGGAGTCTTGGCCTTCGGCATACGCCCGCCTCCTTAGCAGGCTGCCGGTGGGACGCACAGTCTCGTCGCGTGCCACGACCCGGCTGGGTGTCCTGCGACATCAGGAGGGTTGCCTCATGGGGGGGTGGGAGGATGGAATGGGCGAAGTTTCCCCGGAATGCCCTGCCTGAGAGTCCCAGCCCCATGACCCTACCCGCTGACGGTGACCTCCGAATTGATGAGGTCCTGCGGAATACGTACAGGATTGTCTCCCTACTGGGACGGGGAGGAATGGGCTCGGTGTACCTGGCCCAACACCTGCGGCTTCCCGGCAAGCAGGTGGCGGTCAAGGTGCTGCGTGGCGGTGACCACCTGACGCCCGAAATCTTCGCGCGCTTCCGCCGGGAGGCGGAGATTGCCTCGCGGCTGGGCCACCCCAACATCGTCGAGGTGCTCGACTACGACACCCTGGAGAACGGCAACCCCTTCCTGGTGCTGGAGTACCTGCGCGGTGAGAGCCTCCAGGAGCGCCTGGCGCGCGGGCGCCTACCCATGGAGGACGTGGTCTCCTTCACCCGGCAGATGGGCTCGGCCCTCCAGGCGGCGCACGGCGCGGGCGTCATCCACCGCGACCTGAAGCCAGCCAACGTGTTCCTGGTGCCCACCGACTCCGGTGGCGTGGTGGGCGAGCGCGTGAAGCTGCTCGACTTCGGCATCTCCAAGGTCCTCAGCTCCACGACGGTGCAGACGCAGGAGGCGACCATCATCGGGACGCCTCAGTACATGTCACCGGAGCAGGCCCAGGGGAAGAACCGGGACATCGACGCGCGCACGGACGTCTTCGCGCTGGGGTGCATCGTCTACGAGATGATGGCCGGCAAGCCCGTGTTCGGCTCAGGCAGCCTCGCCCAGATGATCTTCCGCGTCGTCTATGAGCCTCCCGAGCCCCTGGCCCCGCTCTGTCCCGAGGCCACGCCGGAGGCCATCTCCGCGGTGATGCGCGCGCTCGCCAAGGGCGTGGACGAGCGCTACCCGGACGTCTCCTCCTTCATCGAGGACCTGACGGGCACGCCGCTGCACTCGCTGTCCACCACGGCGGGCAACCAGCCCGCCCCGCGTCCCCAGGCCCCGGCGTCTGGAATCGCGCTGCCCTCCACGGGCCCGGCCTCACTCTCCGCCACCGCCCCGCCCGGAAGCCTGAAGGTGGCACCGGACACGGGCCGCGAGGGCTTGGATTCCACGATGGCGCCCGGCACCGGCTCGCAGGGCTTCAGTGCATCCGCCACGGGGCAGATGGGCGTGGTGCAGGCGCAGGGCTTCAGTCCATCCGCCACGGGGCAGATGGGCGTGGCGCAGTTGTCCGCCGCATCGCTCATCGACCCGCCTGGCCTGG contains these protein-coding regions:
- a CDS encoding ammonium transporter, encoding MKKWMAMALLVGVGVAGLLVEPAAQLKQGGPINTADTAWILTATALVLLMTPGLSFFYGGMVRLKNVVSTLLQSFIAMAVISLIWVVVGFSLCFGDSFHGLIGDPRTFFMFSGVGGETHPDLAPTIPLMLFALFQLKFAIITPALITGAFAERVRFKAYVLFMVLFTLVIYAPLAHWTWHPEGFLRQWGVLDFAGGTVVHMSAGFAALAGALVLGRRKVHVENTTHAPANIPFVMLGTGMLWFGWFGFNAGSAMSASSLATLAFATTNTASAAAMLGWIAFDWLRGRKPSAMGACIGAVVGLVAVTPAAGFITVGQSIFVGLVASFVSNAAVHFKNRTSVDDTLDVFPCHGLGGVVGMVLTGVLAKDVGLIHGETRTFMMHLLALVLVSVFSFAGAFLLYKLVDRIVPLRVTREHEEEGLDLSQHGETVGESIIAPAPQPTFTATTAVAPEPAPDASRLPQPA
- a CDS encoding efflux RND transporter permease subunit → MSILKVSLRRPITVLVLVVAMVFFGVRAAGDIKVDVLPEMNLPVVYIAHTFNGYTPAQMEGYFTKMYVNMMLFTNGIKNIETKNSQGLTLMKLSFYEGTDMGQAVAEINALSNRSQVFLPPGAPPPFIIRFDASSQPVGQLVFRSESKTNNQLQDIANFTARPFLISIPGLTTAPPFGGSPRTIEINIEPEKLRVHNLTPEQVVEAIARQNVTAPSGNVHIGDVTYITPTNSTLRAVEDFGNIPLLKGSVANVYVRDVATVKDGADIATGYALVNGKRSVYLNVAKAGNASTVHVVQQLKESIPRIQSNLPDDVHISYEFDQSVYVVGALKGLIAEGVLGAVLTGLMVLLFLRDMRSALIVIVTIPIAIISGVLFLKLFGQTINIMTLAGLALAVGILVDESTVTIENIHQHLQRGKAVAVAVWDACLEIAFSKLLILLCILAVFAPALTMGGIPGALFRPLALAIGCSMVVSFLLSQSLVPVLANWLLKQHGPPSGGEGASTSPGRVRRVIERMLPHRKWLVSAGVGGLIVLAVVSLQRIGKDVLPRVDSSQLQLRLRAAEGTRIEKTEQVVHQAMGLVEEVVGAGKVRISSAYVGQHPSSFAISPIYLYNAGPHEALLQVAFEGGVGDIDALKDRIRQRVREVMPDVQVAFEPVEITEKILGQGALYPIEVRFSGMKKKVNEKYVGMLLEKLRGIPYLRDQQVQQSLRYPALNVEVDRIRAAQLGIDMQDVTRSLTASTSSSRYTSKNMWVEGMMGIAYDVQVQTPASELNSEQDLAQVPLLKNASRPVLGDVATITPGIAYGETHNLGTMAFASVTANVHGKDLAQARRDVQAAIASMGELPKGVNVQLAGLSVVLDDTMRSLANGLVVAVLVVFLLLAASFQSFRLATVVLTAVPAVVLGAVISLRLTGSTLNLQSYMGIIMAVGVSIANGVLLVASSEQRRKAGANAPLAALEGVSLRVRPILMTTLAMLAGMLPMAIGHGEGGDQMAPLARAVIGGLSASTLMVLFGLPLAFAWAQDAVPTTSRSLDPTDVESEHHALEAA
- a CDS encoding TolC family protein, with the translated sequence MYGFALLSRGAAAISGFGAVLAVALSPAEALAQTLTLRESLDTALHNYGDIRATQSRRDAAEHDVSYTRKTYLPDVVLSAQQTFGTVNALHGTLYSPGGPSNASTSLPLPEQNWNAAFGALYSVLVHWNVSTFGRLDRQIELSERTHELKQRELELARFQHGVRVTHAYLNLSTAQRITHIQKQSVARFEVVLESVQSHAENGLVPGVDVSFARAELANARSLQLKAYDAELLASKELAVLMGVPFREFQLEPTFHQSTPEPGAPAHVAPGHPVLGVHEGQVLRGEQEKKVAAAEGLPTLFAFGMLQGRGSGFRSSYAQDPGAFSSGYLGGVGIDRGNTLVGLGLSWNLASVLRSFSSEAARDARTRALRQEQELATQELVAQARFAEHKFTLAREVSHHAVLQRDAAEEGFRQSKARYDSGLGTIVELTQATFSATRGEVDLELAQNGIWQALLLKSAATGDLNEFLQQVRGVKKQ
- a CDS encoding GNAT family N-acetyltransferase — encoded protein: MPKAKTPKPPDSLEVRVRRIHRRDLNRTWEFLKLVFRDVNRETVEYQRPRSKRRFLEVYTSEWIEQLLYEVDGSIVGYSECAFEATGDDNWVNPRWFEKRGMRPLFVEELAVHPDYQGRGVGSFMLDQLQHLARTRGCTHLVLEVAENNESALTWYRTRSFYKLDAAIFMAQKVPGEPDLLPPRRLKRRQKPTAETGTPSTGPMPETAPTRAAARKGRAPAARKKSS
- a CDS encoding serine/threonine protein kinase, with protein sequence MTLPADGDLRIDEVLRNTYRIVSLLGRGGMGSVYLAQHLRLPGKQVAVKVLRGGDHLTPEIFARFRREAEIASRLGHPNIVEVLDYDTLENGNPFLVLEYLRGESLQERLARGRLPMEDVVSFTRQMGSALQAAHGAGVIHRDLKPANVFLVPTDSGGVVGERVKLLDFGISKVLSSTTVQTQEATIIGTPQYMSPEQAQGKNRDIDARTDVFALGCIVYEMMAGKPVFGSGSLAQMIFRVVYEPPEPLAPLCPEATPEAISAVMRALAKGVDERYPDVSSFIEDLTGTPLHSLSTTAGNQPAPRPQAPASGIALPSTGPASLSATAPPGSLKVAPDTGREGLDSTMAPGTGSQGFSASATGQMGVVQAQGFSPSATGQMGVAQLSAASLIDPPGLEPTLISKQVPAIPVPERPAQHHTAVSVPVPIPGAAEAHAAAAQLSAPSMPVSPPPAAKGRGAFIGATAAVLLASSVGLVWWMKGGTSGTGSPTTPVADARAPQDARQANGAQQANGTQQPNDAQQPNDAQQPNDAQQPNDAQQPNGQQADGTQQADGTQQADGTEQANGTQTPPDTENAQQVVVATVTPPDKPTSRPVTRPEPKEELPEQVRKLLKEGESALASGDASRAIALARSSQRTKRSMAAYSLLTRAYCQQKDLGGAVSEWPKVASAERAKVKKFCQKHDIEL
- a CDS encoding efflux RND transporter periplasmic adaptor subunit, translating into MRTRANRWCILLTLGGLASVSGCRTAEPSMEATVPTARTATETFRVEASRLASNLRLPAELVADQTVDVYAKVNSYVKHLRVDIGDVVKKGDLLVTLEAPEIEAQLASARARWAAMEALHVASKASYERTVRTSATEGAVAHDALDQARAKEQADAAQVVAAKAHYDELLAMRSYLVMRAPFDGVVTERNVELGTYVGPSGRGSHKPMLVVRTVQKLRLHVSIPEAYSPYVQVGEAVKFTIRSLPGREFSARITRRAGALDAALRAERIEADVDNPDGALLPLMVADASIALSSQGPTVMVPRTALVESGMGTYVLRVQDGAAKRVPISRGMRAGEKVEVFGAIETGDVLVLKASEEMKDGMAVAGG